The following proteins come from a genomic window of Nicotiana tomentosiformis chromosome 12, ASM39032v3, whole genome shotgun sequence:
- the LOC104090529 gene encoding aldehyde dehydrogenase 22A1: protein MAFWWALIVIVFAFAICKLLLMLIPSNVPSIDVDTSDVLDDGNHTKENSFIYIPSRRHTDKVQCYEPATMKYLGFFPALKPDEVKERVAHARKAQKIWAKSSFKQRRLFLRILLKYIIEHQDLICNISSRDTGKTMVDASLGEIMTTCEKIHWLLSEGEKWLKPEYRTCGRSMLHKTAKVEFYPLGVVGAIVSWNYPFHNIFNPMLAAVFSGNSIVIKVSEHASWSGCFYLRIIQTALAAVGAPENLVEVITGFAETGEALVSSVDKMIFVGSPGVGKKIMRTAADTLIPVTLELGGKDAFIVCEDVDVPHVAQVAARAALQSSGQNCAGAERFYVHKDVYSSFVAEVVKIVKSVTAGPPLSGKYDMGAICMQEHSEKLQYLVNDALDKGAEIVARGSVGNIGEGAVDQYFPPTVIVNVNHTMKLMQEEAFGPILPIMKFSSDEEVVQLANDSRYGLGCAVFSGSQRRAKQIASKLHCGVAAVNDFASSYMCQSLPFGGVKDSGFGRFAGIEGLRACCLVKSVVEDRWWPLIKTKIPKPIQYPVAENGFEFQESLVEALYGLNIWDRLRALVNVLKLLSEQTTPTSNRRRSD, encoded by the exons ATGGCGTTCTGGTGGGCGCTGATTGTAATCGTATTCGCATTCGCGATCTGTAAGTTACTGTTGATGCTAATTCCTTCCAATGTCCCTTCCATTGACGTCGACACTTCCGACG TGTTGGACGATGGGAATCACACGAAAGAGAACAGCTTCATTTAT ATTCCCTCGAGAAGACATACGGACAAAGTTCAGTGCTATGAACCTGCAACAATGAAGTACCTGGGTTTTTTCCCAGCGCTGAAACCTGATGAG GTtaaggagcgggttgcacatgCAAGAAAAGCTCAGAAGATATGGGCAAAGAGTAGCTTCAAGCAAAGACGCCTGTTTCTGCGTATACTTCTAAAGTATATTATTGAACATCAAGACCTTATATGCAA TATCTCTTCACGTGATACTGGAAAAACAATGGTAGATGCCTCCTTGGGAGAAATAATGACTACATGTGAAAAGATACATTGGCTTCTTTCAGAGGGTGAAAAGTGGCTAAAGCCTGAATACCG TACATGTGGGAGATCAATGCTTCACAAGACTGCAAAAGTGGAATTTTATCCTCTTGGTGTTGTTGGTGCTATTGTTTCATGGAATTACCCATTTCACAATATCTTTAATCCAATGTTGGCTGCAGTCTTCTCAGGGAACAGCATTGTGATAAAG GTCTCAGAACATGCCAGTTGGTCTGGGTGTTTCTATCTGCGAATCATTCAAACTGCTCTTGCTGCAGTCGGAGCTCCTGAGAACTTGGTAGAAGTTATAACAGG CTTTGCTGAAACTGGAGAAGCACTAGTATCCTCTGTCGACAAAATGATATTTGTTGGATCACCTGGTGTGGGCAAAAAG ATTATGCGGACTGCTGCAGATACACTGATACCAGTTACCCTTGAGCTTGGTGGAAAAGATGCATTTATTGTCTGTGAAGATGTCGATGTGCCACAT GTTGCACAAGTTGCTGCCAGAGCAGCTCTCCAATCAAGTGGGCAGAATTGTGCTGGTGCAGAACGTTTTTATGTTCACAAGGACGTTTACTCTTCTTTTGTTGCTGAAGTAGTTAAAATTGTGAAATCGGTTACTGCT GGCCCTCCTCTATCTGGGAAGTATGACATGGGAGCCATATGCATGCAAGAGCATTCTGAAAAGCTTCAGTACCTGGTAAATGATGCCCTAGACAAAGGCGCTGAAATTGTTGCTCGAGGAAGCGTAGGCAATATTGGCGAAGGTGCTGTTGATCAGTACTTCCCTCCTACTGTGATTGTAAACGTAAATCACACCATGAAGTTGATGCAGGAGGAG GCTTTTGGACCAATATTGCCGATAATGAAATTCAGCTCTGATGAAGAAGTTGTTCAGCTTGCAAATGATTCAAGATATGGACTTGGTTGTGCTGTATTTTCAGGCAGTCAGCGTCGTGCTAAGCAGATAGCTTCAAAATTACATTGTGGAGTGGCTGCTGTCAATGACTTCGCATCAAGTTACATGTGTCAG tcCCTGCCATTTGGTGGTGTAAAAGACAGTGGATTTGGAAGATTTGCTGGTATTGAAGGATTGCGAGCTTGCTGTCTTGTAAAATCAGTTGTGGAGGATCGGTGGTGGCCTCTTATTAAAACCAAGATACCAAAGCCTATTCAG TATCCTGTTGCTGAGAATGGATTCGAGTTTCAAGAGTCTCTTGTGGAGGCTCTTTATGGTTTGAATATCTGGGATCGTTTACGGGCATTGGTGAATGTTTTGAAACTCCTTTCAGAGCAAACCACCCCCACGAGCAATAGAAGGCGAAGTGACTAA